The Lysobacter gummosus genome includes a region encoding these proteins:
- a CDS encoding nuclear transport factor 2 family protein, with the protein MKDLNLPEPIAAYFDADTQDAQAVVRCFTTDGLVRDEGKTHSGPAAIEAWKTDSSAKYTYTAEPHTLEKQERTYIVTARVAGNFPGSPVDLRYSFTLERGKIAALEIVP; encoded by the coding sequence ATGAAAGATCTGAACCTGCCCGAGCCGATCGCGGCCTACTTCGATGCCGACACCCAGGACGCGCAAGCGGTCGTCCGCTGCTTCACCACAGACGGGCTTGTGCGGGACGAGGGCAAGACCCACTCGGGCCCCGCTGCGATCGAGGCGTGGAAGACCGACTCATCCGCCAAGTACACCTATACCGCCGAGCCCCACACGCTGGAGAAGCAGGAGCGCACCTACATCGTGACGGCACGCGTCGCTGGCAACTTCCCCGGCAGTCCGGTGGACCTGCGCTATAGCTTCACCCTGGAGCGCGGCAAGATCGCCGCGCTGGAGATCGTGCCGTGA
- a CDS encoding LysR family transcriptional regulator, with the protein MRGSEFAELKAFVAVVDRASFARAADHLGLSRSALSQIIRQLESRLGVRLLNRTTRSVSPTEPGRRLHERMAPMLRDMDEAVAQAVGTSARAAGTLRINTLSMAAKKVIAPRLGRFAKAHPDVVLDIVIDDGLSDIAGEGFDAGIRVGGRLHKDMVAVRLTPDIELLAVASPDYLARRGEPKTPVDLSHHACINWRFPGSGKVAGWEFKQKGKEVEFFGDGTVTANHQDIIVPAALQGLGILYAYNDDGIAEALQDGRLKRVLSDWSPTVPGLYLYYSSRRYLLPALRAFIDCLLDRDLGSEGPSKSGTNP; encoded by the coding sequence ATGCGCGGCTCTGAATTTGCGGAACTCAAGGCCTTCGTGGCCGTCGTCGACCGGGCCAGCTTCGCCCGGGCCGCCGATCACTTGGGACTGTCCCGGTCCGCCCTCAGCCAGATCATTCGCCAGCTGGAATCACGCTTGGGTGTCCGTCTGCTGAACCGGACGACGCGTAGCGTTTCGCCAACCGAGCCGGGCCGCCGATTGCATGAGCGCATGGCCCCGATGCTCCGCGACATGGACGAGGCCGTTGCGCAGGCCGTGGGAACGAGCGCGCGTGCCGCGGGAACCCTGCGGATCAACACCCTCAGCATGGCTGCGAAGAAGGTGATAGCGCCACGACTCGGTCGTTTCGCCAAGGCGCATCCCGATGTGGTGCTCGACATCGTGATCGACGATGGGCTGAGCGATATCGCCGGCGAAGGATTCGATGCAGGCATCCGCGTGGGCGGCCGCCTGCACAAGGACATGGTCGCGGTCCGACTTACTCCGGACATCGAACTGCTGGCCGTGGCCTCGCCCGACTATCTCGCCAGACGCGGCGAGCCCAAGACACCTGTCGACCTGAGTCATCACGCCTGCATCAACTGGCGTTTTCCGGGCAGCGGCAAGGTCGCGGGATGGGAGTTCAAGCAGAAGGGGAAAGAGGTCGAATTCTTTGGCGACGGTACCGTGACTGCCAACCATCAGGACATCATCGTGCCCGCCGCGCTTCAAGGCCTGGGCATCCTCTATGCCTACAACGACGATGGCATTGCAGAGGCGCTGCAGGACGGGCGCTTGAAGCGCGTCCTCAGCGATTGGTCGCCGACGGTCCCCGGCTTGTACCTCTACTACTCCAGCAGGCGTTACCTGCTTCCCGCACTTCGCGCGTTCATCGACTGCCTGCTTGATCGCGATCTCGGCAGTGAGGGCCCTTCGAAGTCAGGAACTAATCCCTGA
- a CDS encoding glutathione S-transferase family protein, with amino-acid sequence MSESMLKLISHPLCPFVQRAAIVLLEKGTAFERIQVDLAAKPDWFLALSPTGKVPLLLVGKPDGSEVVIFESMVICEYLEETQSGAPMYPQDALSRARQRSWIEFAGSTLSDAWQFLHATDRITAETRQAALRTKLERLETELGAGPYFDGALFGMVDAVFAPIFRYFGMLDPAISRPIFDKLPRTDAWRSALAARPSVIHAVGADYASRLREYLHQQGSLHIA; translated from the coding sequence ATGTCCGAATCCATGTTGAAGCTCATCAGCCATCCTCTTTGTCCCTTCGTGCAGCGCGCAGCCATCGTCCTGCTCGAAAAGGGCACCGCGTTTGAGCGGATCCAAGTGGACCTGGCGGCCAAGCCCGACTGGTTCCTGGCTCTCTCTCCCACGGGCAAAGTTCCGCTGCTATTGGTCGGCAAGCCCGATGGCAGTGAAGTTGTCATCTTCGAGAGCATGGTGATTTGCGAGTACCTCGAGGAAACCCAGAGCGGCGCACCGATGTACCCCCAAGACGCACTGTCGCGTGCCCGCCAGCGGAGCTGGATCGAGTTTGCCGGCTCGACGCTGTCTGATGCCTGGCAATTTCTTCACGCAACCGATCGCATCACGGCGGAGACGAGGCAGGCAGCACTCAGGACGAAACTGGAGCGGCTGGAGACCGAGCTTGGCGCTGGTCCGTACTTCGACGGCGCCCTGTTTGGCATGGTCGATGCCGTTTTTGCGCCGATATTCCGGTATTTCGGAATGCTCGATCCCGCCATATCCCGCCCCATCTTCGACAAGCTGCCTCGCACTGACGCGTGGCGATCTGCGCTGGCAGCCCGACCCAGCGTGATCCATGCCGTCGGTGCGGACTACGCATCGAGGCTTCGCGAGTACCTTCACCAGCAGGGTTCATTGCACATCGCCTGA
- a CDS encoding SDR family oxidoreductase: MSRLAGKRTLITGGTSGIGLETAKQFLAEGARVIVTGVNPDSITQAKATLGSDVLVLRADSRSVAAQQELAQAVQAHFGQLDVAFLNAGVAVWAPIEQWTEQAFEASFDINVKGPFFLMQSLLPFFSTPASVVLNTSVSAHVGAAQSSVYAATKAAFLSMTRTLSSELLGRGIRINAVSPGPVQTPLYDKLGVPDAYRAQLDQDIAASVPLGRFGTPEEIAKAVVYLACDESSWTVGSEIVVDGGRMLNG, translated from the coding sequence ATGTCCCGTCTTGCAGGCAAACGTACTCTCATCACCGGCGGCACCAGTGGCATCGGCCTGGAAACCGCCAAGCAATTCTTGGCCGAAGGCGCACGCGTCATCGTCACCGGAGTGAATCCGGACTCCATCACCCAGGCTAAGGCGACCCTCGGGAGCGACGTTCTGGTACTGCGGGCCGACTCCCGCAGCGTCGCCGCACAGCAAGAACTAGCCCAGGCCGTACAGGCCCATTTCGGCCAATTGGACGTCGCGTTCTTGAATGCGGGGGTCGCGGTCTGGGCGCCGATCGAACAATGGACCGAGCAGGCGTTCGAGGCGTCCTTTGACATCAACGTGAAGGGACCGTTCTTCCTCATGCAGTCGCTGCTGCCGTTCTTCTCGACGCCTGCGTCGGTCGTGCTCAACACCTCCGTCAGCGCCCATGTGGGCGCCGCCCAATCCTCCGTCTACGCCGCGACCAAGGCCGCGTTTCTGAGCATGACCAGGACGCTCTCAAGCGAGCTGTTGGGGCGTGGCATCCGCATCAATGCCGTCAGTCCCGGCCCGGTCCAGACGCCGCTCTACGACAAACTCGGCGTCCCCGATGCCTACCGCGCGCAGCTCGATCAGGACATCGCAGCGAGCGTTCCGCTTGGGCGCTTCGGCACGCCTGAGGAAATCGCCAAGGCGGTGGTGTACTTGGCCTGTGATGAGTCGAGTTGGACCGTCGGCTCGGAAATCGTCGTCGATGGCGGACGCATGCTCAACGGCTGA
- a CDS encoding LysR family transcriptional regulator, with protein sequence MDRFLLMTCFARAVETGSFSAAARDIGIGQPNVSRYVAALEDHLQTRLLNRSTRKLVLTPEGERYYAEVRRILDAVSESEMSLRENVMPSGLLRVACPTALSHMYVMPLVPGFLQRYPDLELDLQISDRFVNLLDEGAELAIRIGHLDSSSLRARRIGSFKRACVASTGYLEKRGTPQVPSDLKHHDCVIYTLLASGATWRFKDEEIPVSGRIRVNSPEASRESVRAGLGIGQGPAWLFEDGLRSGDLQIILDEFSAPPVPMQIVYAANRLVSKRAIVFMDFIAEEFAKIPQLNT encoded by the coding sequence ATGGATCGATTTCTGCTTATGACCTGCTTCGCGCGCGCGGTGGAAACCGGCAGCTTCTCTGCTGCGGCCCGCGACATCGGCATTGGGCAGCCCAACGTCAGTCGCTATGTGGCTGCACTGGAAGATCATCTCCAGACACGCTTGCTCAATCGCTCCACGCGCAAGCTCGTGTTGACCCCCGAAGGTGAGCGCTACTACGCGGAGGTCCGTCGCATACTCGATGCGGTCTCCGAATCGGAGATGTCGCTGCGCGAAAACGTCATGCCGTCGGGGCTACTGCGGGTGGCGTGTCCGACGGCGCTGTCCCACATGTACGTCATGCCATTGGTGCCCGGTTTTCTGCAGCGGTATCCCGATCTGGAGCTCGATCTTCAGATCAGCGACCGCTTCGTCAATTTGCTGGACGAAGGCGCGGAGCTAGCCATCCGCATCGGGCATCTGGACAGCAGCTCACTGCGCGCGCGACGTATCGGGTCTTTCAAGCGCGCATGCGTGGCCAGCACGGGCTACCTGGAAAAGCGAGGGACACCGCAGGTGCCGTCTGACCTGAAACATCATGACTGCGTCATCTACACCTTGCTTGCATCAGGGGCTACATGGCGCTTCAAGGATGAGGAGATACCGGTCTCGGGCCGAATTCGCGTCAACTCACCCGAGGCGTCACGCGAGTCGGTCCGTGCGGGTCTTGGCATAGGCCAAGGCCCAGCCTGGCTATTCGAAGACGGGCTCAGGTCTGGTGATCTCCAGATCATTCTTGATGAGTTCTCCGCTCCGCCGGTGCCCATGCAGATCGTGTACGCAGCCAACCGGTTGGTCTCGAAGAGAGCCATTGTCTTCATGGACTTCATTGCTGAAGAGTTCGCGAAGATCCCTCAGCTCAATACCTAG
- a CDS encoding amidase, translated as MTEDRRPTDRSIELAFSSATDLAQLIQRKQVSSFELTRYYIERIEQFDKALNAVVVRNFEHALEAAKLSDASLARGHRSGPLHGVPMTIKEAFDVSGLPTTWGVPEQRDNLAQNDAAVVEHLKAAGAHFMGKTNVPLRLADWQSYNDIYGTTNNPWDTRRSPGGSSGGSAAALAAGLTGLEFASDIGGSIRNPSHFCGVYGHKPTYGIVPTLGHNPLGVVSAPDLNVVGPMARSAEDLQLALDVVAGPDRFRSSGWRLVLPPPRASTLRGLRVAIWPKEDFAPTSAEISDRVRDVGEVLARAGAIVSDLARPEISPRQSHNTYLNLLASSGLANLPDEYYSAIAGMAAELDARDESPLAVLTRARVLDHRSWSDHDEARTNYRLRWRAFFNDWDVVICPISATTAYKHDHRPRPERVLAVDATQTSHYEHYFWVGLATVAYLPSTAFPSGLSRDGLPIGLQIIGPEYGDRTTIEVARLIAQELGGFQAPPGFGV; from the coding sequence TTGACTGAAGACCGCCGCCCCACAGACAGGTCGATAGAGCTGGCTTTTTCGTCAGCGACCGACCTTGCGCAACTGATCCAGCGAAAACAAGTCAGCTCGTTCGAACTCACTCGGTACTACATCGAGCGCATCGAACAGTTCGATAAAGCCTTGAACGCCGTGGTGGTGCGGAATTTCGAACACGCACTGGAAGCGGCGAAGTTGTCCGATGCGTCTCTTGCCCGGGGGCACCGATCGGGACCGCTGCACGGCGTCCCGATGACGATCAAGGAAGCCTTCGATGTGTCCGGATTGCCGACTACCTGGGGCGTGCCGGAGCAACGGGACAACCTCGCCCAGAACGATGCCGCGGTTGTCGAGCACCTGAAGGCGGCCGGCGCCCATTTCATGGGGAAGACGAACGTCCCGCTGCGGCTCGCGGACTGGCAGAGCTACAACGACATTTACGGAACAACCAACAACCCCTGGGATACGCGCAGGTCGCCGGGCGGATCTTCCGGCGGATCGGCCGCCGCGCTGGCGGCCGGTTTGACCGGCCTGGAATTCGCCTCCGATATCGGTGGGTCGATCCGAAATCCGTCGCACTTCTGTGGCGTGTATGGACACAAACCCACTTATGGAATCGTCCCAACGTTGGGCCACAATCCGCTTGGCGTCGTATCCGCGCCGGATCTGAATGTCGTCGGGCCCATGGCGCGGAGCGCGGAAGATTTGCAACTGGCTCTGGATGTCGTAGCGGGCCCCGACCGGTTCCGGTCATCGGGCTGGAGACTGGTGCTTCCACCGCCAAGGGCGAGCACTTTACGGGGCTTGCGCGTCGCGATTTGGCCGAAGGAGGATTTCGCTCCTACCTCTGCCGAGATATCGGATCGCGTGCGGGACGTCGGGGAAGTTCTTGCCCGGGCTGGCGCGATAGTCAGCGATCTGGCTCGCCCTGAAATCTCTCCAAGACAATCGCACAACACCTATCTGAACCTGTTGGCATCGTCAGGACTCGCAAACCTTCCGGATGAATACTATTCCGCCATCGCGGGCATGGCCGCAGAGCTCGATGCGAGAGATGAGTCGCCGTTAGCGGTGCTTACCCGTGCCCGCGTACTGGATCATCGAAGCTGGTCCGATCACGATGAAGCGCGCACCAACTACCGACTGCGGTGGCGCGCCTTCTTCAACGATTGGGATGTAGTGATATGCCCGATTTCCGCGACAACGGCCTACAAACATGACCATCGGCCCAGGCCCGAGAGAGTTCTCGCCGTCGACGCGACACAAACTTCGCATTACGAGCACTACTTCTGGGTAGGCCTGGCGACCGTCGCATACTTGCCGAGCACCGCTTTCCCCAGCGGACTGTCGCGCGATGGGCTTCCGATCGGCCTGCAGATCATCGGCCCGGAATATGGCGATCGCACCACTATTGAAGTAGCCCGACTGATCGCACAAGAGCTTGGCGGGTTTCAGGCGCCGCCGGGTTTCGGGGTTTAA
- a CDS encoding CocE/NonD family hydrolase, with amino-acid sequence MLRAVVVCCLWLLLSCPAFAAADYPFPATAVESRAELDRAMPTLAGQVVADYADSDRVRYLGTAARLQIVAGQYPQALASIEELRRLSPLGGAPQQRATMAQYEIYAASKQLQARERIEFDGAFRRSFETAFGSMDDRAAAIAMRGFGRDQFNSAGEQRALDAALAGQKDKSRIDQASALALVRAYLVATVYRDFSAQAADLLAADDARRYLIQRDVAVRTPEGATVCALIVRQRAAPAKLTALLNFTIYADPATMLNEARRSASNGYAGVTGLSRGKGCSPDTPVPYEHDGADAAALIDWIAAQAWSDGRVGMFGGSYEGFTQWATAKHRPKALKAMMPSVTGAPGIDVPMEGGIFFGFQHYWPFYVANNKTLDYPAYEDDARWQRMFRQWYVQGGAYRERDRLDGTTNTLYRRWLDHPDYDAYWQSITPYRQEYGAIDIPVLTTTGYFDGAQIGALHHLREHYRYRPQAEHYLVIGPYDHFSGQRGTVVAGNTVRGYTVDPVAGIDIGQLRYQWFDYVFKGAPKPALLQDRINYQVMGGNVWKHAPSLAAMGPRRTRLYFGAAREDGTWRLQGEASKRPSAVQTLDLADRRDADRTVPGGDIVDKVLDTEGSVAFVSEPFAAAVEFSGLFSGHLELVTNKRDVDLHIGLYELTAQNEYFELSRYQSRLSYQGHPEQRRLLQPGKRQRFDFIAGRATSRAFRPGSRLVAVVGPGKGPQDQINYGSGKDVSDETIADAGVPLRIEWLGRSYLEVPLAR; translated from the coding sequence ATGCTTCGCGCCGTTGTCGTGTGCTGTCTGTGGTTGCTGCTGTCGTGCCCGGCGTTCGCCGCCGCGGACTATCCGTTTCCCGCCACCGCGGTCGAGAGCCGCGCCGAACTCGATCGGGCCATGCCGACGCTGGCCGGGCAGGTCGTCGCCGATTACGCCGACAGCGATCGCGTGCGTTACCTGGGCACTGCGGCGAGGCTGCAGATCGTCGCCGGGCAGTACCCGCAGGCGCTGGCTTCGATCGAGGAACTGCGCCGGCTGTCGCCGCTGGGCGGGGCGCCGCAGCAGCGCGCGACGATGGCGCAGTACGAGATCTACGCGGCGAGCAAGCAGTTGCAGGCGCGCGAGCGGATCGAGTTCGATGGCGCGTTCCGGCGCAGTTTCGAAACCGCGTTCGGGTCGATGGACGATCGCGCCGCGGCCATCGCGATGCGCGGGTTCGGTCGCGATCAGTTCAATTCGGCGGGGGAGCAGCGGGCGCTGGACGCGGCGCTGGCTGGGCAGAAGGATAAGTCGCGCATCGATCAGGCCTCCGCATTGGCGCTGGTTCGCGCCTATCTGGTCGCCACCGTCTATCGCGACTTCAGTGCCCAGGCGGCCGACTTGCTGGCTGCCGACGATGCCCGGCGTTATCTGATCCAGCGCGATGTCGCGGTGCGCACGCCCGAGGGCGCGACCGTGTGCGCGTTGATCGTGCGCCAGCGTGCGGCGCCGGCCAAGCTGACCGCCTTGCTCAATTTCACCATCTACGCCGATCCGGCGACGATGCTCAACGAAGCGCGGCGCAGTGCGTCGAACGGGTATGCGGGCGTGACCGGGCTCAGCCGCGGCAAGGGTTGCAGTCCCGATACGCCGGTGCCGTACGAGCACGACGGTGCCGATGCGGCGGCGTTGATCGACTGGATCGCCGCGCAGGCGTGGAGCGACGGGCGGGTCGGCATGTTCGGCGGCAGTTACGAGGGCTTCACGCAATGGGCCACGGCCAAGCATCGGCCGAAGGCGCTCAAGGCGATGATGCCGTCGGTGACCGGCGCGCCCGGGATCGACGTGCCGATGGAGGGCGGGATTTTCTTCGGTTTCCAGCATTACTGGCCGTTCTACGTCGCCAACAACAAGACCCTGGATTACCCGGCGTATGAAGACGATGCGCGCTGGCAGCGCATGTTCCGGCAGTGGTATGTGCAGGGTGGGGCGTATCGCGAACGCGATAGGCTCGACGGAACCACCAACACCTTGTATCGGCGCTGGCTCGATCATCCGGATTACGACGCCTATTGGCAGAGCATTACTCCGTACCGCCAGGAGTACGGCGCGATCGATATTCCGGTGTTGACCACCACCGGCTATTTCGACGGCGCGCAGATCGGCGCGCTGCACCATCTGCGCGAGCACTATCGCTATCGGCCGCAGGCGGAGCATTACCTGGTGATCGGCCCCTACGACCACTTCAGCGGCCAACGCGGGACGGTGGTGGCCGGGAACACGGTGCGCGGCTACACGGTCGATCCGGTCGCGGGCATCGACATCGGCCAGTTGCGTTATCAGTGGTTCGACTATGTCTTCAAGGGCGCGCCCAAGCCGGCCTTGCTGCAGGATCGGATCAACTACCAGGTGATGGGCGGCAACGTGTGGAAACACGCGCCATCGCTGGCGGCGATGGGGCCGCGGCGCACGCGCCTGTATTTCGGCGCGGCGCGCGAGGACGGCACCTGGCGTTTGCAGGGCGAAGCGTCGAAGCGGCCGTCGGCGGTGCAGACGCTGGATCTGGCCGACCGCCGCGACGCCGACCGTACCGTCCCCGGCGGCGATATCGTCGATAAGGTGCTCGATACCGAGGGCAGCGTGGCTTTCGTCAGCGAGCCCTTCGCCGCCGCTGTCGAGTTCAGCGGGCTGTTTTCAGGGCATCTGGAACTGGTCACGAACAAGCGCGACGTCGATCTGCATATCGGCTTGTATGAGCTGACCGCGCAGAACGAGTACTTCGAGCTGTCGCGCTATCAGTCGCGCCTGAGCTATCAAGGGCATCCGGAGCAGCGGCGGCTGTTGCAGCCGGGCAAGCGGCAGCGTTTCGATTTTATCGCCGGGCGCGCCACCAGCCGCGCGTTCCGGCCCGGCAGCCGCTTGGTCGCCGTGGTCGGGCCGGGCAAGGGGCCGCAGGATCAGATCAATTACGGCAGCGGCAAGGATGTCAGCGACGAGACCATCGCCGATGCGGGGGTGCCGTTGCGGATCGAGTGGTTGGGGCGGAGCTATTTGGAGGTTCCGTTGGCGCGGTGA
- the pgaD gene encoding poly-beta-1,6-N-acetyl-D-glucosamine biosynthesis protein PgaD yields the protein MNSDHITPGATPGTGADTGRAAATFSRPAHAVLHPARPAKAKKKDGANPTPHKHDSRLIQKPGAQPALPRTLWGMVTGAFWLIYLYLWTPVLTLVLWLLGIRNVASELYLRKHEVDPFLMLALPATAGVVVALLLIWAEYNRWRFAEASSERRGSQRSVALEEVARALGASSEVAAALNAGRVSVLHMDPDHAVPLSVSAVAPSPPAQPFPPVKMPKFARPAEAPTNSWLLALALSAIALVIGVLIVVSHGYRQIESSAPMQAIEGTPGMDRPGLEAAPELIEQTTARLSQIDRLATATIAATAKAAAAEKARLAQARAASERLARAADAASAKPRPLPGFSPKPPYPVEALRHSEGGLVTLRVQVSADGRPLKVDLSRRSGNRVLDRSAISTVRRWRFAPAMRKGKPIAAVVIVPIEFRPRN from the coding sequence ATGAACAGCGATCACATCACACCGGGCGCCACGCCCGGCACGGGCGCGGACACCGGACGCGCGGCGGCAACGTTCTCGCGGCCGGCGCACGCGGTGCTGCATCCGGCCCGCCCGGCGAAAGCGAAGAAGAAAGACGGAGCCAATCCGACGCCGCACAAGCACGATTCGCGACTGATCCAGAAACCCGGCGCGCAACCGGCGCTGCCGCGCACGCTGTGGGGCATGGTCACCGGCGCGTTCTGGCTGATCTACCTGTATCTGTGGACGCCGGTACTGACCCTGGTGCTGTGGCTGCTCGGCATCCGCAACGTCGCCTCCGAGTTGTACCTGCGCAAGCACGAGGTCGATCCGTTCCTGATGCTGGCCTTGCCCGCGACCGCCGGCGTGGTGGTGGCGTTGCTGCTGATCTGGGCCGAATACAACCGCTGGCGCTTCGCCGAAGCCAGCAGCGAACGCCGCGGCTCGCAGCGCAGCGTCGCGCTGGAGGAAGTCGCGCGCGCGCTGGGCGCCAGCAGCGAAGTCGCCGCCGCGCTCAACGCCGGCCGCGTCAGCGTGCTGCACATGGATCCCGACCACGCCGTGCCCTTGTCGGTCAGCGCGGTCGCGCCGAGCCCGCCGGCGCAACCGTTCCCGCCGGTGAAGATGCCGAAGTTCGCGCGTCCGGCCGAAGCGCCGACCAATTCATGGCTGCTGGCGCTGGCCTTGAGCGCGATCGCGTTGGTGATCGGCGTGCTGATCGTGGTCTCGCACGGTTACCGGCAGATCGAAAGCTCGGCGCCGATGCAGGCGATCGAAGGCACGCCGGGCATGGACCGTCCGGGGCTGGAGGCTGCGCCGGAGTTGATCGAACAAACCACGGCGCGCTTGTCGCAGATCGATCGCCTCGCCACCGCTACGATCGCGGCGACCGCGAAGGCGGCCGCCGCGGAGAAAGCGCGCCTCGCCCAGGCCCGCGCCGCGAGCGAACGCCTCGCCCGCGCGGCCGACGCCGCCAGCGCCAAGCCGCGGCCGCTGCCGGGCTTCAGTCCCAAACCGCCCTATCCGGTCGAAGCGCTGCGCCACAGCGAAGGCGGGCTGGTGACGCTGCGCGTGCAAGTCTCGGCCGACGGCCGACCGCTCAAGGTCGACCTCAGCAGGCGCAGCGGCAACCGCGTTCTCGATCGCTCGGCGATCAGCACCGTGCGCCGCTGGCGTTTCGCTCCGGCGATGCGCAAGGGCAAGCCGATCGCCGCGGTGGTGATCGTGCCGATCGAGTTCAGGCCAAGGAACTGA
- the pgaC gene encoding poly-beta-1,6-N-acetyl-D-glucosamine synthase yields the protein MNPAASPLLTALFQFAFFYPIVMSFFWISGGLYYYFRRERHARPRTDPPPMSDAPFVSILIPCHNEGDHVHETIGAALAQRYPDFEVIAINDGSRDDTGEKLNRLAAQHDRLRVVHLDRNLGKANAMRMGALAARAEYLVCIDGDALLDEFATHWMVWHLCQGARVGAVTGNPRIRNRSTLLGRLQVGEFSSIIGMIKRAQRVYGRIFTVSGVICAFRRSALHRIGYWSDSMVTEDIDISWRLQIDHWDIRYEPNAMCFILMPETLKGLWKQRLRWAQGGVEVLLRHTRDLFSWRKRRMWAVLAEYVMSVGWAYIMAFIIALWALGLFVELPEQLRVTTLLPSWHGVILALICLLQFAASIIIDRRYETGVGRNYYWMIWYPMAYWLLSFATTVTAVPKALLKRRGTRATWVSPDRGLR from the coding sequence ATGAATCCTGCCGCAAGCCCACTACTTACTGCGCTGTTTCAGTTCGCGTTCTTCTATCCGATCGTGATGTCGTTCTTCTGGATATCCGGCGGGCTGTACTACTACTTCCGTCGCGAACGCCACGCGCGGCCGCGCACCGATCCGCCGCCGATGAGCGACGCGCCGTTCGTGTCGATCCTGATCCCGTGCCACAACGAGGGCGATCACGTCCACGAAACCATCGGCGCGGCGCTGGCGCAGCGTTATCCGGACTTCGAGGTGATCGCCATCAACGACGGCAGCCGCGACGATACCGGCGAAAAGCTCAACCGCCTGGCCGCGCAGCACGATCGCCTGCGCGTGGTCCACCTGGACCGCAACCTGGGCAAGGCCAACGCCATGCGCATGGGCGCGCTGGCGGCGCGCGCGGAGTATCTGGTGTGCATCGACGGCGACGCGCTGCTGGACGAATTCGCCACCCACTGGATGGTCTGGCATCTGTGCCAAGGCGCGCGGGTCGGCGCGGTCACCGGCAATCCGCGCATCCGCAACCGCTCGACCCTGCTCGGACGGCTGCAGGTCGGCGAGTTCTCTTCGATCATCGGCATGATCAAGCGCGCCCAGCGCGTCTACGGTCGCATCTTCACCGTGTCCGGGGTGATCTGCGCGTTCCGGCGCAGCGCCCTGCACCGGATCGGCTACTGGTCCGACAGCATGGTCACGGAAGACATCGACATCAGCTGGCGCCTGCAGATAGACCACTGGGACATCCGCTACGAGCCCAACGCGATGTGCTTCATCCTCATGCCCGAAACCCTCAAGGGCCTGTGGAAGCAGCGCCTGCGCTGGGCCCAGGGCGGCGTGGAAGTGTTGCTGCGCCATACCCGCGATCTGTTCTCCTGGCGCAAGCGACGCATGTGGGCGGTGCTGGCCGAATACGTGATGAGCGTGGGCTGGGCCTACATCATGGCTTTCATCATCGCGCTGTGGGCGCTGGGCCTGTTCGTCGAACTGCCCGAGCAACTGCGCGTGACCACGCTGCTTCCGTCGTGGCACGGCGTAATCCTGGCCTTGATCTGCCTGTTGCAGTTCGCCGCCAGCATCATCATCGACCGCCGTTATGAAACCGGCGTCGGCCGCAACTACTACTGGATGATCTGGTACCCGATGGCGTACTGGCTGCTGAGCTTCGCGACCACGGTCACCGCGGTGCCCAAGGCCCTGCTCAAACGCCGCGGCACGCGTGCGACCTGGGTCAGCCCGGATCGGGGACTGCGATGA